GGATTTATAAGGAGGAGCCTGCTTATGCCATTGGGAGAGTTGCAAACTGCCAGGCGCAAGGCCATCGGCACCAAGCAGACTATCAAGGCGGTGGAGCGGGGCCAGGCGACGAAAGTCTTTGTGGCCCAGGATGCGGAAAACCATGTGATAGCTCCCCTGCTGCAGTTGTGCCAGGCTAAAGGTATAACTGTGGTGAATGTGCCGAGTATGCGCGAATTGGGTAAAGCTTGCGGTATTGAAGTAGGCAGTGCTTCTGCTGCGATTCTACTTTAATCGGGAGAAGGGCTAACTTGATCACAAGGCCCTTTGCTCGAAAGAGTTGAGGGCCTTCCATTTTTCTGTTAGATGTTTTCCGGGAAGGAGGTGTACACATGCCGACAATTAGCCAGTTGATTCGCAAAGGGCGGAAAGCAGTAGCTGAAAAGTCTTCAGCACCTGCTCTGAAAGAGTGTCCGCAAAAAAGAGGGGTCTGCACCAGGGTTTACACTACCACTCCGAAAAAGCCCAACTCCGCCCTGCGGAAAGTAGCTCGGGTACGCCTGACCAACGGTGTAGAGGTAACCTCCTATATCGGCGGTATCGGCCATAACCTGCAGGAACACTCTGTGGTGCTGGTACGCGGTGGCCGGGTTAAAGACCTGCCCGGTGTCAGATATCACATTGTGCGGGGTGCCTTGGACTGCGCTGGTGTGCAGAACCGTTTGCAAGGTCGCTCCAAGTATGGTACAAAACGGCCTAAGGCCAAGAAGTAGTAATCAGGTTTAAGCTGACGATAAATTACCAATACTAGTGGAAAGGAGGGGAATACATGCCAAGAAGAGGCAGTGTGCCCAAAAGGGATGTGTTGCCAGATCCCGTTTACCACAGCAAGGTTGTAACCAAGTTGATCAATAAAATCATGCTGGATGGCAAGAAAGGCGTGGCTGAAAAAATCGCCTATGGCGCTTTTGATATAATCAGAGCCAAAACCGGCAAGGATCCGCTGGAAGTCTTTGATCAAGCCATGAAAAATGTGATGCCGGTGCTGGAAGTTAAGGCCCGCCGGGTTGGTGGTGCTAACTATCAGGTACCGGTTGAGGTGCGTCCGGAGCGGCGTCAGACTCTGGGCCTGCGCTGGCTGGTCGATTTTGCTCGGAAGCGCGGTGATAAGCGCACTATGGTGGAAAAACTGGCTGCCGAAATCATGGATGCGGCCAATAATGTCGGCGGTGCAGTCAAGAAAAAAGAAGACACTCACAAGATGGCAGAAGCCAACCGGGCCTTTGCTCACTACCGGTGGTAATTACCCCGGTAGGAGCTCCATCTTTGGTGGAAAGGGGGAAAAACAGTGCCGCGTAAGTTTCCTTTGGATAAAACCCGAAACATCGGGATTATGGCCCACATTGACGCGGGTAAAACCACCACCACCGAGCGGATTTTGTTCTATACCGGTCGGGTGCACAAGATAGGTGAGGTCCATGATGGTGCTGCCACTATGGACTGGATGGTGCAGGAACAGGAGCGGGGTATTACCATTACCTCTGCTGCTACCACCTGCGAATGGAAAGGGCATAGAATTAACATTATCGACACGCCTGGGCACGTGGATTTTACCGTAGAGGTTGAACGCTCCCTGCGTGTTCTGGATGGTGCTGTAGCTGTTTTCTGTTCCGTTGGCGGTGTTGAACCTCAGTCAGAAACAGTGTGGCGTCAGGCTGATAAATACGGTGTTCCCCGGATCGCATTTGTTAACAAAATGGACCGGATTGGGGCTGACTTCTTTAATGTAGTCAAGCAAATCAAGGATCGTCTGGGAGCTAACCCTGTGCCCATCCAGGTCCCCATCGGTGCCGAAGATCAATTCCAGGGCGTAGTTGACCTGGTAACCGGTAAGGCTATCATCTACACTGATGACCTGGGTACTCAGTCGGCTGTAACCGATGTTCCTGCTGATATGGTTGACCTGGTGGCAGAATACCGGGAAAAGCTGATTGAAGCCGTGGCCGAAACCGATGAAGAGTTGATGATGAAGTACCTGGACGGGGAAGAATTGACTGTAGAGGAAATCAAAAAGGCTCTGCGGGCTGCTTGTTGTAGCGTTAAACTGATTCCTGTTCTGTGCGGTTCTGCTTTCAAAAACAAGGGTGTACAGCCCATGCTGGATGCAGTAGTGGACTACCTGCCGTCTCCGCTGGATATCGCAGCTGTGAAAGGGATCAACCCTGATACCGGTGAAGAAGATATTCGCCGCGTAGATGACAATGAGTCCTTCTCCGCTCTTGCCTTCAAGATTATGGCTGACCCTTATGTGGGTAAGCTGGCCTTCTTCCGGGTTTATTCCGGTCATCTGCCCGC
The window above is part of the Carboxydocella sporoproducens DSM 16521 genome. Proteins encoded here:
- the rpsG gene encoding 30S ribosomal protein S7; this translates as MPRRGSVPKRDVLPDPVYHSKVVTKLINKIMLDGKKGVAEKIAYGAFDIIRAKTGKDPLEVFDQAMKNVMPVLEVKARRVGGANYQVPVEVRPERRQTLGLRWLVDFARKRGDKRTMVEKLAAEIMDAANNVGGAVKKKEDTHKMAEANRAFAHYRW
- the rpsL gene encoding 30S ribosomal protein S12, translating into MPTISQLIRKGRKAVAEKSSAPALKECPQKRGVCTRVYTTTPKKPNSALRKVARVRLTNGVEVTSYIGGIGHNLQEHSVVLVRGGRVKDLPGVRYHIVRGALDCAGVQNRLQGRSKYGTKRPKAKK
- a CDS encoding L7Ae/L30e/S12e/Gadd45 family ribosomal protein: MPLGELQTARRKAIGTKQTIKAVERGQATKVFVAQDAENHVIAPLLQLCQAKGITVVNVPSMRELGKACGIEVGSASAAILL